In Paenibacillus larvae subsp. larvae, the following proteins share a genomic window:
- a CDS encoding MFS transporter: MDFQEKEDRQTKTGRYITVFASFLVFMGIGVVDPILPVIAEQIGANEWQVEMLFTAYILVLSLMMIPAGLLSAKLGDKRMVVTGLPIVTVFAMLCAVSNNIPQLAIFRAGWGLGNSLFMATAMTLLISLTPKMRDAVGLYEAAMGLGMAGGPLLGGLLGSYSWRAPFFATSMLVLLAFVLVMILVKEPERKAKRKVTGTKELFRLIKYRPFLKVALSSMFYYYGFFVILAYSPLVLHLSAIQLGFVFFGWGILLAAGSAVLAHRLEESFRPQVIIPFSIALSCIWLILLFVTQTVWLQVILIISSGLILGFNNALFTSHIMEVSPYERSITSGAYNFVRWMGAAIAPIASGALGHLLAPRSPFLVAALIGACGFIFMIVRPNKEVLVKKLELDQ, encoded by the coding sequence ATTTTGCCAGTAATCGCGGAGCAGATCGGTGCGAACGAATGGCAGGTAGAAATGCTGTTTACCGCCTACATTCTCGTATTGTCTCTAATGATGATACCTGCGGGATTGCTTAGCGCGAAACTTGGCGATAAACGGATGGTGGTTACGGGATTGCCTATTGTAACAGTATTCGCCATGCTCTGTGCCGTTTCAAATAATATTCCGCAGCTGGCTATATTCCGTGCGGGATGGGGCCTTGGTAACTCTTTGTTTATGGCCACGGCTATGACCTTGCTGATCTCTCTAACCCCCAAAATGAGAGACGCAGTCGGCTTATATGAGGCGGCTATGGGGTTGGGAATGGCAGGCGGTCCATTATTAGGAGGCCTTCTTGGTTCCTACAGCTGGAGGGCTCCCTTCTTTGCAACGAGTATGCTGGTTCTTTTGGCTTTTGTTCTGGTTATGATTCTGGTTAAAGAACCTGAACGGAAGGCAAAACGAAAGGTCACCGGAACTAAAGAGCTATTCCGGTTAATTAAGTACCGGCCATTTTTAAAAGTAGCGCTCTCCTCTATGTTTTATTACTACGGATTTTTCGTTATTCTGGCTTATTCACCGCTTGTACTTCATTTATCCGCGATTCAGCTCGGCTTCGTCTTTTTCGGGTGGGGGATTCTTCTTGCTGCCGGTTCCGCCGTATTGGCTCATAGACTGGAAGAAAGTTTCCGGCCCCAAGTGATCATACCGTTTAGTATAGCGCTTAGCTGTATTTGGCTGATCCTGCTTTTTGTGACCCAAACGGTTTGGCTGCAAGTAATCTTGATTATTTCAAGCGGGTTGATCCTGGGCTTCAACAATGCCCTGTTTACAAGCCATATCATGGAAGTATCCCCTTATGAGCGGTCTATAACTTCAGGAGCTTATAACTTTGTCCGCTGGATGGGTGCGGCCATCGCCCCTATCGCTTCAGGAGCTTTAGGCCATCTTCTGGCTCCACGCAGCCCGTTTTTGGTTGCAGCCCTGATAGGGGCTTGCGGATTTATTTTCATGATAGTCCGTCCCAATAAGGAAGTTTTAGTTAAGAAACTGGAACTTGATCAGTAA